Proteins co-encoded in one Populus trichocarpa isolate Nisqually-1 chromosome 10, P.trichocarpa_v4.1, whole genome shotgun sequence genomic window:
- the LOC7498001 gene encoding receptor-like cytosolic serine/threonine-protein kinase RBK2 isoform X1 produces MEDVQQPSASLCNGSQDTIEENQEKKAVPVRRKRLTRSRFADSFSCHAPVSDKKSFTVEAEKEEEEEKETKDGTEKSSPRGVLEDLSVSVESETSSKASSSNSYESEATSPRASTSGSEGQPNATTPWRDFFRVFKKGPAASCHPLPPLKKGTPKLSKRKSRSRRFREEIVPTLNSSLDGEFCHFKSSWKNFSLSELHAATDTFSQENLIGEGGYAEVYKGKLEDGQFVAIKRLTRGSPEDMTVDFLSELGINVHVDHPNIAKVIGYGVEGGMHLVLELSVNGSLASLLYGPKEKLDWRIRYKIALGTARGLLYLHEECQRRIIHKDIKASNILLTEDLEPQISDFGLAKWLPEEWSHHTLSKIEGTFGYLPPEFFMHGIVDEKTDVYAYGVLLLELITGRQALDSSQHSLVMWAKPLLLNNSIEELVDPILADAYDSEQMDRLACTASMCIHQSPSERPQMSQVVRVLQGDECSFEELKQRQRTPSIEELYDADENDSTEYLSDLNQQMEVVLSNCNEKSEEHGRSTECLDDPNQQEEGVAVLSRSGI; encoded by the exons ATGGAAGATGTCCAACAACCTTCAGCTTCTTTGTG CAATGGTTCCCAGGACactattgaagaaaatcaagaaaagaaagctGTTCCTGTTCGGCGCAAACGACTAACGAGATCAAGGTTTGCTGACTCGTTTTCATGTCATG CTCCTGTATCAGATAAGAAATCCTTCACCGTGGAGGcggagaaggaggaggaggaggaaaaggAGACCAAGGATGGAACGGAAAAGTCCTCTCCAAGAGGAGTTCTAGAAGATCTCTCTGTTAGCGTAGAATCTGAAACTTCTTCCAAGGCAAGCAGTTCAAATAGCTATGAATCTGAAGCAACTTCTCCCAGGGCCAGCACTTCAGGCTCAGAAGGGCAACCGAATGCCACCACTCCCTGGCGTGACTTCTTTCGCGTATTTAAAAAGGGACCTGCAGCGAGCTGCCATCCCCTCCCTCCTCTGAAGAAAGGTACACCAAAGCTAAGTAAAAGGaaaagcagaagcagaagattCAGAGAGGAGATCGTTCCAACTCTAAATTCTTCACTAGATGGTGAattctgccatttcaaatcttCTTGGAAGAACTTCTCTCTCTCAGAGCTCCATGCTGCAACTGATACTTTTAGCCAAG aaaatttaattggaGAAGGAGGCTATGCTGAAGTTTACAAAGGGAAATTGGAAGATGGGCAGTTCGTTGCAATTAAACGGCTGACCAGAGGTTCACCAGAAGATATGACTGTCGATTTCTTATCGGAGCTTGGGATTAATGTCCATGTTGACCATCCTAATATTGCTAAAGTGATTGGATATGGGGTTGAAGGGGGGATGCATCTTGTCCTTGAATTGTCTGTCAATGGGAGCCTTGCATCTTTACTTTATG GCCCCAAGGAAAAGCTGGACTGGCGAATCAGATATAAAATTGCCCTTGGAACTGCTCGGGGCCTTCTGTATCTTCACGAGGAGTGCCAGAGGAGAATCATCCACAAAGATATCAAGGCTTCCAATATATTGCTAACAGAGGATCTTGAGCCCCAG ATTTCAGATTTTGGGCTTGCAAAATGGTTACCAGAGGAGTGGTCTCATCACACCCTATCAAAaattgaaggcacttttgg TTACCTTCCTCCTGAATTCTTCATGCATGGAATAGTAGATGAGAAGACAGATGTTTATGCTTACGGGGTTCTGTTATTAGAGCTCATTACTGGAAGGCAAGCCTTAGATAGTTCACAGCACAGTCTTGTAATGTGG GCCAAGCCTTTGCTACTGAATAACAGCATAGAGGAGCTTGTTGATCCAATCCTCGCAGATGCCTATGACTCAGAACAGATGGATCGTCTGGCATGTACAGCTTCTATGTGCATACATCAATCTCCTTCAGAGCGACCTCAAATGAGCCAA GTTGTAAGGGTTTTGCAAGGAGATGAATGCAGTTTTGAAGAATTAAAGCAACGACAAAGGACACCCTCGATTGAAGAGCTCTACGATGCAGATGAAAACGATTCGACAGAGTATCTGAGCGATCTCAATCAACAGATGGAGGTGGTTTTGAGCAACTGTAATGAAAAGTCCGAAGAACACGGGCGATCAACTGAGTGCCTTGATGATCCGAATCAACAGGAGGAGGGAGTGGCTGTTCTGAGCCGTTCTGGGATCTAA
- the LOC7475940 gene encoding uncharacterized protein LOC7475940 isoform X3 translates to MLSKESGGSAFDLPEDVLQVLPSDPFQQLDVARKITSIALSTRVSALESESSLLRAKLAEKDDFIAHLQAQIESLDSSLSDSSDKLSRATQEKENLLKENASLSNTVKKLQRDVSKLEVFRKTLVQSLQEDEESSELHRSLPSLHQMKMMPPCHLQDILQYKARFQKWETRLQRIVRQMLQDLAYHRFSWHPKQTHPGLLLQAPLLVFLLPCLPQGRLNQCLQNDNQCHSLSQEAWTIDPLPSLLCPQANIVLCQVTQDHKLDELELMAKNSSAKSGPACLTSSLVLFWQTLRN, encoded by the exons atgctatCGAAGGAATCAGGTGGTTCCGCCTTCGATCTTCCCGAGGATGTCTTGCAAGTCTTACCCTCTGATCCATTCCAACAACTCGATGTGGCCCGCAAGATCACTTCTATTGCCCTCTCTACACGTGTCTCCGCTCTTGAATCCGAGTCCTCCCTTCTTCGCGCCAAGCTCGCCGAGAAAGACGACTTCATTGCCCACCTCCAGGCTCAGATCGAGTCTCTCGATTCTTCTCTCTCCGACTCCTCCGATAAGCTCTCCCGGGCTACCCAAGAGAAG GAGAATTTGTTGAAAGAGAATGCGTCGTTGTCTAACACTGTTAAGAAGCTTCAGAGAGATGTTTCTAAG CTGGAAGTGTTTAGGAAGACGCTTGTGCAGTCACTTCAAGAGGATGAAGAAAGTTCG GAGCTCCACAGATCATTGCCAAGCCTACACCAAATG AAGATGATGCCACCCTGCCACCTTCAAGATATTCTTCAATACAAAGCAAGGTTCCAGAAATGGGAAACTCGTTTGCAGAGGATCGTGAGACAGATG CTCCAAGACCTGGCATACCACAGATTCTCCTGGCATCCCAAACAAACACACCCCGGTTTACTCCTCCAGGCTCCCCTCCTAGTTTTTCTGCTTCCGTGTCTCCCACAAGGACGTCTAAACCAGTGTCTCCAAAACGACAATCAATGTCATTCTCTATCACAAGAAGCATGGACGATAGATCCCCTGCCTTCTCTTCTCTGTCCTCAAGCCAACATAGTTCTATGTCAAGTGACGCAGGATCACAAGCTG GACGAACTCGAGTTGATGGCAAAGAATTCTTCCGCCAAGTCAG GACCCGCTTGTCTTACGAGCAGTTTGGTGCTTTTTTGGCAAACGTTAAGGAATTGA
- the LOC7475940 gene encoding uncharacterized protein At4g15545 isoform X1: MLSKESGGSAFDLPEDVLQVLPSDPFQQLDVARKITSIALSTRVSALESESSLLRAKLAEKDDFIAHLQAQIESLDSSLSDSSDKLSRATQEKENLLKENASLSNTVKKLQRDVSKLEVFRKTLVQSLQEDEESSAGAPQIIAKPTPNEDDATLPPSRYSSIQSKVPEMGNSFAEDRETDAPRPGIPQILLASQTNTPRFTPPGSPPSFSASVSPTRTSKPVSPKRQSMSFSITRSMDDRSPAFSSLSSSQHSSMSSDAGSQAGRTRVDGKEFFRQVRTRLSYEQFGAFLANVKELNSHKQTKEETLRKAEEIFGPDNKDLYTIFEGLITRNVH; encoded by the exons atgctatCGAAGGAATCAGGTGGTTCCGCCTTCGATCTTCCCGAGGATGTCTTGCAAGTCTTACCCTCTGATCCATTCCAACAACTCGATGTGGCCCGCAAGATCACTTCTATTGCCCTCTCTACACGTGTCTCCGCTCTTGAATCCGAGTCCTCCCTTCTTCGCGCCAAGCTCGCCGAGAAAGACGACTTCATTGCCCACCTCCAGGCTCAGATCGAGTCTCTCGATTCTTCTCTCTCCGACTCCTCCGATAAGCTCTCCCGGGCTACCCAAGAGAAG GAGAATTTGTTGAAAGAGAATGCGTCGTTGTCTAACACTGTTAAGAAGCTTCAGAGAGATGTTTCTAAG CTGGAAGTGTTTAGGAAGACGCTTGTGCAGTCACTTCAAGAGGATGAAGAAAGTTCG GCAGGAGCTCCACAGATCATTGCCAAGCCTACACCAAATG AAGATGATGCCACCCTGCCACCTTCAAGATATTCTTCAATACAAAGCAAGGTTCCAGAAATGGGAAACTCGTTTGCAGAGGATCGTGAGACAGATG CTCCAAGACCTGGCATACCACAGATTCTCCTGGCATCCCAAACAAACACACCCCGGTTTACTCCTCCAGGCTCCCCTCCTAGTTTTTCTGCTTCCGTGTCTCCCACAAGGACGTCTAAACCAGTGTCTCCAAAACGACAATCAATGTCATTCTCTATCACAAGAAGCATGGACGATAGATCCCCTGCCTTCTCTTCTCTGTCCTCAAGCCAACATAGTTCTATGTCAAGTGACGCAGGATCACAAGCTG GACGAACTCGAGTTGATGGCAAAGAATTCTTCCGCCAAGTCAG GACCCGCTTGTCTTACGAGCAGTTTGGTGCTTTTTTGGCAAACGTTAAGGAATTGAACTCCCACAAGCAAACAAAAGAG GAGACCCTAAGGAAGGCAGAGGAAATTTTTGGTCCAGATAACAAGGATCTTTACACGATATTCGAGGGATTGATCACTCGCAATGTTCACTGA
- the LOC7498005 gene encoding histidine-containing phosphotransfer protein 1, whose product MEVVQMQRAWVEYTKSLFREGFLDAQFQQLQLLQDESNPDFVAEVVSLFFEDSERLLSDLTFALEQQSVDFKKVDAHVHQLKGSSSSIGAQRVKNDCIAFRSFCEEQNIEGCQRCLQQVKQDYCLVKSKLEALIRLEQQIVAAGGSIPMEELSC is encoded by the exons ATGGAGGTTGTTCAGATGCAGAGAGCATGGGTTGAATATACCAAGTCCTTGTTTAGAGAG GGGTTTCTGGATGCCCAGTTTCAACAGCTTCAGCTTCTGCAAGACGAGAGCAACCCAGATTTTGTTGCTGAAGTGGTATCTCTCTTCTTTGAAGATTCTGAGAGGCTTCTGAGTGATCTCACCTTTGCCTT AGAACAGCAAAGTGTAGACTTCAAAAAGGTTGATGCTCATGTTCACCAGTTGAAGGGTAGCAGCTCCAG CATAGGTGCACAGAGAGTTAAAAATGACTGCATCGCTTTCCGCAGCTTCTGTGAGGAACAGAACATTGAAGG TTGCCAGAGATGCCTGCAGCAAGTGAAACAGGATTACTGTCTCGTGAAGAGCAAGCTTGAAGCTCTAATCAGG CTGGAGCAACAGATTGTGGCAGCTGGTGGGTCAATTCCTATGGAAGAATTGAGTTGTTAA
- the LOC7498001 gene encoding receptor-like cytosolic serine/threonine-protein kinase RBK2 isoform X2, with product MEDVQQPSASLCNGSQDTIEENQEKKAVPVRRKRLTRSRFADSFSCHDKKSFTVEAEKEEEEEKETKDGTEKSSPRGVLEDLSVSVESETSSKASSSNSYESEATSPRASTSGSEGQPNATTPWRDFFRVFKKGPAASCHPLPPLKKGTPKLSKRKSRSRRFREEIVPTLNSSLDGEFCHFKSSWKNFSLSELHAATDTFSQENLIGEGGYAEVYKGKLEDGQFVAIKRLTRGSPEDMTVDFLSELGINVHVDHPNIAKVIGYGVEGGMHLVLELSVNGSLASLLYGPKEKLDWRIRYKIALGTARGLLYLHEECQRRIIHKDIKASNILLTEDLEPQISDFGLAKWLPEEWSHHTLSKIEGTFGYLPPEFFMHGIVDEKTDVYAYGVLLLELITGRQALDSSQHSLVMWAKPLLLNNSIEELVDPILADAYDSEQMDRLACTASMCIHQSPSERPQMSQVVRVLQGDECSFEELKQRQRTPSIEELYDADENDSTEYLSDLNQQMEVVLSNCNEKSEEHGRSTECLDDPNQQEEGVAVLSRSGI from the exons ATGGAAGATGTCCAACAACCTTCAGCTTCTTTGTG CAATGGTTCCCAGGACactattgaagaaaatcaagaaaagaaagctGTTCCTGTTCGGCGCAAACGACTAACGAGATCAAGGTTTGCTGACTCGTTTTCATGTCATG ATAAGAAATCCTTCACCGTGGAGGcggagaaggaggaggaggaggaaaaggAGACCAAGGATGGAACGGAAAAGTCCTCTCCAAGAGGAGTTCTAGAAGATCTCTCTGTTAGCGTAGAATCTGAAACTTCTTCCAAGGCAAGCAGTTCAAATAGCTATGAATCTGAAGCAACTTCTCCCAGGGCCAGCACTTCAGGCTCAGAAGGGCAACCGAATGCCACCACTCCCTGGCGTGACTTCTTTCGCGTATTTAAAAAGGGACCTGCAGCGAGCTGCCATCCCCTCCCTCCTCTGAAGAAAGGTACACCAAAGCTAAGTAAAAGGaaaagcagaagcagaagattCAGAGAGGAGATCGTTCCAACTCTAAATTCTTCACTAGATGGTGAattctgccatttcaaatcttCTTGGAAGAACTTCTCTCTCTCAGAGCTCCATGCTGCAACTGATACTTTTAGCCAAG aaaatttaattggaGAAGGAGGCTATGCTGAAGTTTACAAAGGGAAATTGGAAGATGGGCAGTTCGTTGCAATTAAACGGCTGACCAGAGGTTCACCAGAAGATATGACTGTCGATTTCTTATCGGAGCTTGGGATTAATGTCCATGTTGACCATCCTAATATTGCTAAAGTGATTGGATATGGGGTTGAAGGGGGGATGCATCTTGTCCTTGAATTGTCTGTCAATGGGAGCCTTGCATCTTTACTTTATG GCCCCAAGGAAAAGCTGGACTGGCGAATCAGATATAAAATTGCCCTTGGAACTGCTCGGGGCCTTCTGTATCTTCACGAGGAGTGCCAGAGGAGAATCATCCACAAAGATATCAAGGCTTCCAATATATTGCTAACAGAGGATCTTGAGCCCCAG ATTTCAGATTTTGGGCTTGCAAAATGGTTACCAGAGGAGTGGTCTCATCACACCCTATCAAAaattgaaggcacttttgg TTACCTTCCTCCTGAATTCTTCATGCATGGAATAGTAGATGAGAAGACAGATGTTTATGCTTACGGGGTTCTGTTATTAGAGCTCATTACTGGAAGGCAAGCCTTAGATAGTTCACAGCACAGTCTTGTAATGTGG GCCAAGCCTTTGCTACTGAATAACAGCATAGAGGAGCTTGTTGATCCAATCCTCGCAGATGCCTATGACTCAGAACAGATGGATCGTCTGGCATGTACAGCTTCTATGTGCATACATCAATCTCCTTCAGAGCGACCTCAAATGAGCCAA GTTGTAAGGGTTTTGCAAGGAGATGAATGCAGTTTTGAAGAATTAAAGCAACGACAAAGGACACCCTCGATTGAAGAGCTCTACGATGCAGATGAAAACGATTCGACAGAGTATCTGAGCGATCTCAATCAACAGATGGAGGTGGTTTTGAGCAACTGTAATGAAAAGTCCGAAGAACACGGGCGATCAACTGAGTGCCTTGATGATCCGAATCAACAGGAGGAGGGAGTGGCTGTTCTGAGCCGTTCTGGGATCTAA
- the LOC7475940 gene encoding uncharacterized protein LOC7475940 isoform X4 — protein sequence MLSKESGGSAFDLPEDVLQVLPSDPFQQLDVARKITSIALSTRVSALESESSLLRAKLAEKDDFIAHLQAQIESLDSSLSDSSDKLSRATQEKENLLKENASLSNTVKKLQRDVSKLEVFRKTLVQSLQEDEESSELHRSLPSLHQMMMPPCHLQDILQYKARFQKWETRLQRIVRQMLQDLAYHRFSWHPKQTHPGLLLQAPLLVFLLPCLPQGRLNQCLQNDNQCHSLSQEAWTIDPLPSLLCPQANIVLCQVTQDHKLDELELMAKNSSAKSGPACLTSSLVLFWQTLRN from the exons atgctatCGAAGGAATCAGGTGGTTCCGCCTTCGATCTTCCCGAGGATGTCTTGCAAGTCTTACCCTCTGATCCATTCCAACAACTCGATGTGGCCCGCAAGATCACTTCTATTGCCCTCTCTACACGTGTCTCCGCTCTTGAATCCGAGTCCTCCCTTCTTCGCGCCAAGCTCGCCGAGAAAGACGACTTCATTGCCCACCTCCAGGCTCAGATCGAGTCTCTCGATTCTTCTCTCTCCGACTCCTCCGATAAGCTCTCCCGGGCTACCCAAGAGAAG GAGAATTTGTTGAAAGAGAATGCGTCGTTGTCTAACACTGTTAAGAAGCTTCAGAGAGATGTTTCTAAG CTGGAAGTGTTTAGGAAGACGCTTGTGCAGTCACTTCAAGAGGATGAAGAAAGTTCG GAGCTCCACAGATCATTGCCAAGCCTACACCAAATG ATGATGCCACCCTGCCACCTTCAAGATATTCTTCAATACAAAGCAAGGTTCCAGAAATGGGAAACTCGTTTGCAGAGGATCGTGAGACAGATG CTCCAAGACCTGGCATACCACAGATTCTCCTGGCATCCCAAACAAACACACCCCGGTTTACTCCTCCAGGCTCCCCTCCTAGTTTTTCTGCTTCCGTGTCTCCCACAAGGACGTCTAAACCAGTGTCTCCAAAACGACAATCAATGTCATTCTCTATCACAAGAAGCATGGACGATAGATCCCCTGCCTTCTCTTCTCTGTCCTCAAGCCAACATAGTTCTATGTCAAGTGACGCAGGATCACAAGCTG GACGAACTCGAGTTGATGGCAAAGAATTCTTCCGCCAAGTCAG GACCCGCTTGTCTTACGAGCAGTTTGGTGCTTTTTTGGCAAACGTTAAGGAATTGA
- the LOC7475940 gene encoding uncharacterized protein At4g15545 isoform X2 — protein sequence MLSKESGGSAFDLPEDVLQVLPSDPFQQLDVARKITSIALSTRVSALESESSLLRAKLAEKDDFIAHLQAQIESLDSSLSDSSDKLSRATQEKENLLKENASLSNTVKKLQRDVSKLEVFRKTLVQSLQEDEESSAGAPQIIAKPTPNDDATLPPSRYSSIQSKVPEMGNSFAEDRETDAPRPGIPQILLASQTNTPRFTPPGSPPSFSASVSPTRTSKPVSPKRQSMSFSITRSMDDRSPAFSSLSSSQHSSMSSDAGSQAGRTRVDGKEFFRQVRTRLSYEQFGAFLANVKELNSHKQTKEETLRKAEEIFGPDNKDLYTIFEGLITRNVH from the exons atgctatCGAAGGAATCAGGTGGTTCCGCCTTCGATCTTCCCGAGGATGTCTTGCAAGTCTTACCCTCTGATCCATTCCAACAACTCGATGTGGCCCGCAAGATCACTTCTATTGCCCTCTCTACACGTGTCTCCGCTCTTGAATCCGAGTCCTCCCTTCTTCGCGCCAAGCTCGCCGAGAAAGACGACTTCATTGCCCACCTCCAGGCTCAGATCGAGTCTCTCGATTCTTCTCTCTCCGACTCCTCCGATAAGCTCTCCCGGGCTACCCAAGAGAAG GAGAATTTGTTGAAAGAGAATGCGTCGTTGTCTAACACTGTTAAGAAGCTTCAGAGAGATGTTTCTAAG CTGGAAGTGTTTAGGAAGACGCTTGTGCAGTCACTTCAAGAGGATGAAGAAAGTTCG GCAGGAGCTCCACAGATCATTGCCAAGCCTACACCAAATG ATGATGCCACCCTGCCACCTTCAAGATATTCTTCAATACAAAGCAAGGTTCCAGAAATGGGAAACTCGTTTGCAGAGGATCGTGAGACAGATG CTCCAAGACCTGGCATACCACAGATTCTCCTGGCATCCCAAACAAACACACCCCGGTTTACTCCTCCAGGCTCCCCTCCTAGTTTTTCTGCTTCCGTGTCTCCCACAAGGACGTCTAAACCAGTGTCTCCAAAACGACAATCAATGTCATTCTCTATCACAAGAAGCATGGACGATAGATCCCCTGCCTTCTCTTCTCTGTCCTCAAGCCAACATAGTTCTATGTCAAGTGACGCAGGATCACAAGCTG GACGAACTCGAGTTGATGGCAAAGAATTCTTCCGCCAAGTCAG GACCCGCTTGTCTTACGAGCAGTTTGGTGCTTTTTTGGCAAACGTTAAGGAATTGAACTCCCACAAGCAAACAAAAGAG GAGACCCTAAGGAAGGCAGAGGAAATTTTTGGTCCAGATAACAAGGATCTTTACACGATATTCGAGGGATTGATCACTCGCAATGTTCACTGA